The following proteins are encoded in a genomic region of Xenopus laevis strain J_2021 chromosome 3L, Xenopus_laevis_v10.1, whole genome shotgun sequence:
- the fam53c.L gene encoding protein FAM53C isoform X3 has translation MQVFQHKSEDRSWGVISHCPGIELEDRIQLGCHHHSSLSLHFPVLSRENSPHHRSPSEIPEAGNSTAPPAPPTKRHCRSLSVPEDLSRWRPIWRPSGSKVWTPVKRRCNNGGVGAVLGVQTQSPSQGVSSLRFQNEPRASIRCIQANSPYFFSLALCRESPGPYTLSPTSVFWENSEGPSCFPLQRRFSLSPVLIKEAGRFLPSTSSSPPSTPELVRRQQCLQRSQSQPCDLDTRKCGIKRRHEEDTRWHRPSLDFYKMNQNAGAMCFLDNSDEGSSSPFMACHGESPCTSGSPAPTCTLALREEERGRRDHASCPQPMLFQHDFADLDLNLIEEN, from the exons AAGATCGTTCTTGGGGAGTTATTAGTCATTGTCCAGGAATTGAACTTGAGGACAGAATCCAACTTGGTTGCCATCACCATTCTAGTTTGAGCCTTCATTTTCCTGTTTTAAGCAGGGAAAACTCACCACACCATAGAAGCCCTTCCGAAATACCTGAGGCTGGGAATTCCACTGCTCCTCCAGCTCCACCTACCAAAAGACACTGTAGATCTCTTTCAGTGCCAGAGGACTTATCTCGCTGGAGGCCTATTTGGAGGCCTAGTGGCTCTAAAGTTTGGACTCCTGTCAAGAGGAGATGTAACAATGGTGGTGTTGGAGCAGTTCTGGGAGTGCAGACTCAAAGCCCATCCCAAGGGGTCTCCAGTCTCAGGTTTCAAAATGAACCCCGTGCCTCTATACGCTGTATCCAAGCCAACAGCCCCTACTTCTTCAGCCTGGCATTGTGCCGTGAGTCACCAGGCCCATATACCCTGTCACCCACCAGTGTTTTCTGGGAGAACTCAGAAGGGCCAAGCTGCTTCCCATTGCAGCGCCGGTTTTCACTTTCACCTGTTCTCATCAAAGAGGCAGGACGGTTCCTCCCTTCAACCAGCAGCTCTCCACCGTCAACACCGGAGTTGGTACGGCGGCAGCAGTGTCTCCAGCGCAGCCAATCGCAACCTTGTGACTTGGATACCAGAAAATGCGGAATTAAAAGGAGGCATGAGGAGGATACACGATGGCACCGCCCTTCTTTGGATTTTTACAAGATGAACCAG aatgctGGTGCTATGTGTTTTTTGGACAACTCAGATGAAGGCAGCTCCTCTCCCTTCATGGCTTGTCATGGGGAGTCTCCTTGCACTTCTGGGAGTCCTGCTCCTACATGCACACTGGCACTTAGAGAAGAAGAGAGAGGCCGGAGAGATCACGCTTCCTGTCCCCAGCCAATGCTCTTCCAGCATGACTTTGCAGACCTGGATTTAAATTTAATTGAGGAGAATTAG
- the fam53c.L gene encoding protein FAM53C isoform X2, producing the protein MEEPLPDHPDPEGCSSPYHFVSEDRSWGVISHCPGIELEDRIQLGCHHHSSLSLHFPVLSRENSPHHRSPSEIPEAGNSTAPPAPPTKRHCRSLSVPEDLSRWRPIWRPSGSKVWTPVKRRCNNGGVGAVLGVQTQSPSQGVSSLRFQNEPRASIRCIQANSPYFFSLALCRESPGPYTLSPTSVFWENSEGPSCFPLQRRFSLSPVLIKEAGRFLPSTSSSPPSTPELVRRQQCLQRSQSQPCDLDTRKCGIKRRHEEDTRWHRPSLDFYKMNQNAGAMCFLDNSDEGSSSPFMACHGESPCTSGSPAPTCTLALREEERGRRDHASCPQPMLFQHDFADLDLNLIEEN; encoded by the exons AAGATCGTTCTTGGGGAGTTATTAGTCATTGTCCAGGAATTGAACTTGAGGACAGAATCCAACTTGGTTGCCATCACCATTCTAGTTTGAGCCTTCATTTTCCTGTTTTAAGCAGGGAAAACTCACCACACCATAGAAGCCCTTCCGAAATACCTGAGGCTGGGAATTCCACTGCTCCTCCAGCTCCACCTACCAAAAGACACTGTAGATCTCTTTCAGTGCCAGAGGACTTATCTCGCTGGAGGCCTATTTGGAGGCCTAGTGGCTCTAAAGTTTGGACTCCTGTCAAGAGGAGATGTAACAATGGTGGTGTTGGAGCAGTTCTGGGAGTGCAGACTCAAAGCCCATCCCAAGGGGTCTCCAGTCTCAGGTTTCAAAATGAACCCCGTGCCTCTATACGCTGTATCCAAGCCAACAGCCCCTACTTCTTCAGCCTGGCATTGTGCCGTGAGTCACCAGGCCCATATACCCTGTCACCCACCAGTGTTTTCTGGGAGAACTCAGAAGGGCCAAGCTGCTTCCCATTGCAGCGCCGGTTTTCACTTTCACCTGTTCTCATCAAAGAGGCAGGACGGTTCCTCCCTTCAACCAGCAGCTCTCCACCGTCAACACCGGAGTTGGTACGGCGGCAGCAGTGTCTCCAGCGCAGCCAATCGCAACCTTGTGACTTGGATACCAGAAAATGCGGAATTAAAAGGAGGCATGAGGAGGATACACGATGGCACCGCCCTTCTTTGGATTTTTACAAGATGAACCAG aatgctGGTGCTATGTGTTTTTTGGACAACTCAGATGAAGGCAGCTCCTCTCCCTTCATGGCTTGTCATGGGGAGTCTCCTTGCACTTCTGGGAGTCCTGCTCCTACATGCACACTGGCACTTAGAGAAGAAGAGAGAGGCCGGAGAGATCACGCTTCCTGTCCCCAGCCAATGCTCTTCCAGCATGACTTTGCAGACCTGGATTTAAATTTAATTGAGGAGAATTAG